The following are encoded together in the Tetrapisispora phaffii CBS 4417 chromosome 5, complete genome genome:
- the SPB1 gene encoding 27S pre-rRNA (guanosine2922-2'-O)-methyltransferase (similar to Saccharomyces cerevisiae SPB1 (YCL054W); ancestral locus Anc_1.13), whose protein sequence is MGKTQKKNSKGRLDRYYYLAKEKGYRARSSFKIIQINEKYGHFLEKSKVVIDLCAAPGSWCQVASKLCPVNSLIIGVDIVPMKSMPNVITFQSDITTEDCRSKLRGHMKTWKADTVLHDGAPNVGLGWVQDAFTQSHLTLQALKLAVENLVVGGTFVTKIFRSKDYNKLIWVFQQLFDKVEATKPPASRNVSAEIFVVCKNFKAPKKLDPRILDPREVFEELPDGPANMESKIYNPEKKVRKRQGYEEGDYLLYHELPIMDFVNTEDPITLLGENNKFTYDKEDHQWKILKKMKQTSTEFLACIEDLKVLGKKDFKMILKWRKAARDLLGIDKEEEVEVEVNPLTEEEQIDKELSAMQERQRLNLRREKRKKNESKQKELIRMQMNMLTPADIGIEAASIGRESLFNLKSAEKTGILDKLARGKKRMVFTEEELAHDNDIHIDESIVLKDKDAAGEADDLESQLNSMYADFKQRKSERDARFKAKQARGGDNEDEWTGFTDSKNGEDEEDAKEEKDYIEEEDDDILSDSDDDEGINNLISKIKSESDGSKLSSQAKMLFSDPIFKNVTPDLPSKPSTDISSESVGDFTKLSKKRKHDQVEKEEKEEKEVDSSDDDSSDDSDFEVVSNTYNHEDEIDSDYDSDEEKKQTEKEKHSKDIDIATVEAMTLAHQLALGQKTKHDLVNEGFNRYAFRDVDNLPDWFLEDEKEHSKINRPITKEAAMAIKEKIKALNARPIKKVLEAKARKKMRSVARLERIKKKAGLINDNTDKSEKDKADEITKLMRKVSKKPVRKPKVTLVVASGKNRGLAGRPKGVKGKYKMVDGVLKNEHRALKRIAKKHHKK, encoded by the coding sequence ATGGGTAAGactcaaaagaaaaatagtAAAGGTCGTTTAGATAGATACTATTATCTTGCCAAAGAGAAGGGTTATCGTGCTCGTTCTTCTTTCAAGATTATTCAGATCAATGAAAAGTATGGTCattttttggaaaaatCTAAAGTGGTTATCGATTTATGTGCTGCTCCGGGTTCATGGTGTCAAGTTGCCTCTAAATTATGCCCCGtcaattctttaattattgGTGTTGATATCGTTCCAATGAAGTCAATGCCAAACGTTATTACCTTCCAAAGTGATATTACTACCGAAGATTGTAGATCGAAGTTGAGAGGGCATATGAAAACGTGGAAAGCTGATACTGTTTTACATGATGGTGCTCCAAATGTTGGTTTGGGTTGGGTTCAAGATGCGTTCACTCAATCTCATTTAACTTTACAAGCTTTGAAACTAGCTGTTGAAAATTTGGTTGTTGGTGGTACTTTTGTTACTAAGATTTTCAGATCCAAGGATTATAACAAATTGATTTGGGTGTTCCAACAACTATTCGATAAAGTCGAAGCTACCAAACCTCCTGCTTCAAGAAATGTCTCTGCTGAAATTTTCGTGGTCTGTAAGAACTTCAAAGCACCAAAAAAGTTAGATCCCAGAATATTGGATCCTAGAGaagtttttgaagaattacCTGATGGTCCAGCAAACATGGAATCCAAAATTTATAACCCAGAAAAGAAAGTCAGAAAGAGACAAGGTTACGAAGAAGGTGACTATTTACTATATCATGAATTGCCAATTATGGATTTTGTGAATACAGAGGATCCTATAACATTATTAGgagaaaacaataaatttacaTATGACAAAGAAGATCACCAATGGAAGAttctaaagaaaatgaaacaaaCAAGTACGGAATTTTTAGCTTGTATCGaagatttaaaagttttagGTAAGAAAGATTTCAAGATGATCTTGAAATGGAGAAAAGCCGCTAGAGATTTATTAGGTATcgataaagaagaagaagtcGAAGTCGAAGTCAATCCATTAACTGAAGAAGAGCAAATTGATAAGGAATTAAGTGCTATGCAAGAAAGACAAAGATTGAACCTAAGAAGGgaaaagagaaagaagaatGAGTCCAAACAGAAAGAATTAATCAGAATGCAAATGAATATGTTAACTCCTGCTGACATTGGTATTGAAGCTGCCAGTATTGGTAGAGAATCTTTATTCAACCTTAAATCTGCCGAAAAGACAGGTATTCTAGATAAATTAGCTAGAGGTAAGAAAAGAATGGTTTTcactgaagaagaattagcacatgataatgatattcATATCGATGAAAGTATTGTGCTAAAGGATAAAGATGCTGCAGGTGAAGCTGATGATTTGGAATCTCAATTAAACTCGATGTATGCCGACTTCAAACAGAGAAAGTCAGAAAGAGATGCTAGATTTAAGGCAAAACAAGCTCGTGGTGGTGACAATGAAGATGAATGGACTGGATTCACCGATTCAAAGAATGGTGaggatgaagaagatgctaaggaagaaaaagattatATCGAAGAAGAAGACGACGACATTTTATCAGACTCTGACGACGATGAGGGTATCAACAATTTgatttccaaaataaaGAGCGAATCTGATGGTTCTAAGCTAAGTAGTCAAGCAAAGATGTTATTTAGCGATCCTATCTTCAAAAATGTCACTCCAGATTTACCATCTAAACCATCAACTGATATCAGTTCAGAATCAGTTGGTGACTTTACTAAACTTTCCAAGAAGAGAAAACATGATCAAGTAGAaaaggaagaaaaagaagaaaaggaAGTTGACAGTAGTGATGATGACAGCAGCGATGATTCCGATTTTGAAGTTGTTTCAAACACATACAACcatgaagatgaaattgattCTGACTATGATTCTGATGAGGAAAAAAAGCAAACTGAAAAGGAAAAACATTCTAAAGATATCGATATTGCTACTGTTGAAGCTATGACATTAGCACATCAACTAGCTCTAGGTCAAAAAACCAAACATGATTTGGTAAATGAAGGTTTCAATAGATATGCATTCAGAGACGTTGATAACCTACCTGATTGGTTCcttgaagatgaaaaggAGCATTCCAAGATTAACAGACCAATTACTAAGGAAGCTGCTATGGCcataaaagaaaagattAAAGCATTGAATGCTCGTCCTATCAAGAAGGTTCTTGAAGCTAAAGCTAGAAAGAAGATGCGTTCTGTTGCTCGTTTGGAAagaataaagaagaaggCTGGTTTAATCAATGATAATACTGATAAATCTGAAAAGGATAAAGCTGATGAAATTACTAAATTGATGCGTAAAGTTTCAAAGAAACCAGTTAGGAAGCCTAAGGTTACTTTAGTCGTTGCCAGTGGTAAGAATAGAGGGTTAGCCGGTAGACCAAAGGGTGTTAAGGGTAAGTATAAGATGGTGGATGGTGTCTTAAAGAACGAACATAGGGCATTAAAACGTATTGCCAAGAAGCAtcacaaaaaataa